A region of Mauremys mutica isolate MM-2020 ecotype Southern chromosome 2, ASM2049712v1, whole genome shotgun sequence DNA encodes the following proteins:
- the TCEA1 gene encoding transcription elongation factor A protein 1 isoform X1 gives MSTEDEIIRIAKKMDKMVQKKNAAGALDLLKELKNIPMTLELLQSTRIGMSVNAIRKQSTDEEVTSLAKSLIKSWKKLLDGPSTDKDSEDKKKEPASSSQNSPEAREESSSSSNSSIRKEEANASSDSFIPSFPRAPSTSDSVRVKCREMLAAALKTGDDYIAIGADEEELGSQIEEAIYQELKNTDMKYKNRVRSRIANLKDTKNPNLRKNVLCGNIPPDRFAKMTAEEMASDELKEMRKNLTKEAIREHQMAKTGGTQTDLFTCGKCKKKNCTYTQVQTRSADEPMTTFVVCNECGNRWKFC, from the exons GCTGGGGCACTGGATTTGCTAAAGGAGCTTAAGAATATACCTATGACCCTTGAGTTGTTACAG TCCACGAGAATTGGTATGTCAGTGAATGCAATACGCAAGCAAAGCACAGATGAAGAGGTTACATCTTTAGCAAAATCTCTCATCAAGTCTTGGAAGAAGCTGTTAG ATGGACCGTCAACTGATAAAGACTCTGAAGACAAGAAAAAGGAACCTGCATCTTCATCACAAAACAGTCctgaagcaagagaagaaag CAGTTCCAGTAGCAACTCCAGCATCAGGAAAGAGGAGGCTAATGCTTCATCTGATTCCTTCATCCCTTCTTTTCCTCGGGCTCCAAGTACTTCAGATTCTGTACGAGTGAAATGTAGAGAAATGCTGGCTGCTGCTCTCAAAACAGGGG ATGACTACATTGCTATTGGTGCTGATGAGGAAGAGCTGGGATCTCAGATTGAAGAAG CTATATATCAAGAATTGAAAAACACTGACATGAAATACAAAAATAGGGTACGAAGTAGAATAGCAAATCTCAAGGACACAAAGAACCCTAATCTAAGAAAAAATGTATTATGTGGGAACATACCTCCAGACAGGTTTGCCAAAATGACAGCAGAG GAGATGGCAAGTGATGAGCTGAAAGAGATGCGCAAAAATCTGACCAAAGAGGCTATCAGAGAGCACCAGATGGCTAAGACAGGAGGCACCCAGACTGACCTGTTTACATGTGGCAAATGTAAAAAGAAGAATTGCACTTACACACAG GTTCAAACCCGCAGTGCTGATGAACCTATGACAACATTTGTTGTCTGTAATGAATGTGGAAACAGATGGAAG
- the TCEA1 gene encoding transcription elongation factor A protein 1 isoform X2, giving the protein MTLELLQSTRIGMSVNAIRKQSTDEEVTSLAKSLIKSWKKLLDGPSTDKDSEDKKKEPASSSQNSPEAREESSSSSNSSIRKEEANASSDSFIPSFPRAPSTSDSVRVKCREMLAAALKTGDDYIAIGADEEELGSQIEEAIYQELKNTDMKYKNRVRSRIANLKDTKNPNLRKNVLCGNIPPDRFAKMTAEEMASDELKEMRKNLTKEAIREHQMAKTGGTQTDLFTCGKCKKKNCTYTQVQTRSADEPMTTFVVCNECGNRWKFC; this is encoded by the exons ATGACCCTTGAGTTGTTACAG TCCACGAGAATTGGTATGTCAGTGAATGCAATACGCAAGCAAAGCACAGATGAAGAGGTTACATCTTTAGCAAAATCTCTCATCAAGTCTTGGAAGAAGCTGTTAG ATGGACCGTCAACTGATAAAGACTCTGAAGACAAGAAAAAGGAACCTGCATCTTCATCACAAAACAGTCctgaagcaagagaagaaag CAGTTCCAGTAGCAACTCCAGCATCAGGAAAGAGGAGGCTAATGCTTCATCTGATTCCTTCATCCCTTCTTTTCCTCGGGCTCCAAGTACTTCAGATTCTGTACGAGTGAAATGTAGAGAAATGCTGGCTGCTGCTCTCAAAACAGGGG ATGACTACATTGCTATTGGTGCTGATGAGGAAGAGCTGGGATCTCAGATTGAAGAAG CTATATATCAAGAATTGAAAAACACTGACATGAAATACAAAAATAGGGTACGAAGTAGAATAGCAAATCTCAAGGACACAAAGAACCCTAATCTAAGAAAAAATGTATTATGTGGGAACATACCTCCAGACAGGTTTGCCAAAATGACAGCAGAG GAGATGGCAAGTGATGAGCTGAAAGAGATGCGCAAAAATCTGACCAAAGAGGCTATCAGAGAGCACCAGATGGCTAAGACAGGAGGCACCCAGACTGACCTGTTTACATGTGGCAAATGTAAAAAGAAGAATTGCACTTACACACAG GTTCAAACCCGCAGTGCTGATGAACCTATGACAACATTTGTTGTCTGTAATGAATGTGGAAACAGATGGAAG
- the TCEA1 gene encoding transcription elongation factor A protein 1 isoform X3 translates to MSVNAIRKQSTDEEVTSLAKSLIKSWKKLLDGPSTDKDSEDKKKEPASSSQNSPEAREESSSSSNSSIRKEEANASSDSFIPSFPRAPSTSDSVRVKCREMLAAALKTGDDYIAIGADEEELGSQIEEAIYQELKNTDMKYKNRVRSRIANLKDTKNPNLRKNVLCGNIPPDRFAKMTAEEMASDELKEMRKNLTKEAIREHQMAKTGGTQTDLFTCGKCKKKNCTYTQVQTRSADEPMTTFVVCNECGNRWKFC, encoded by the exons ATGTCAGTGAATGCAATACGCAAGCAAAGCACAGATGAAGAGGTTACATCTTTAGCAAAATCTCTCATCAAGTCTTGGAAGAAGCTGTTAG ATGGACCGTCAACTGATAAAGACTCTGAAGACAAGAAAAAGGAACCTGCATCTTCATCACAAAACAGTCctgaagcaagagaagaaag CAGTTCCAGTAGCAACTCCAGCATCAGGAAAGAGGAGGCTAATGCTTCATCTGATTCCTTCATCCCTTCTTTTCCTCGGGCTCCAAGTACTTCAGATTCTGTACGAGTGAAATGTAGAGAAATGCTGGCTGCTGCTCTCAAAACAGGGG ATGACTACATTGCTATTGGTGCTGATGAGGAAGAGCTGGGATCTCAGATTGAAGAAG CTATATATCAAGAATTGAAAAACACTGACATGAAATACAAAAATAGGGTACGAAGTAGAATAGCAAATCTCAAGGACACAAAGAACCCTAATCTAAGAAAAAATGTATTATGTGGGAACATACCTCCAGACAGGTTTGCCAAAATGACAGCAGAG GAGATGGCAAGTGATGAGCTGAAAGAGATGCGCAAAAATCTGACCAAAGAGGCTATCAGAGAGCACCAGATGGCTAAGACAGGAGGCACCCAGACTGACCTGTTTACATGTGGCAAATGTAAAAAGAAGAATTGCACTTACACACAG GTTCAAACCCGCAGTGCTGATGAACCTATGACAACATTTGTTGTCTGTAATGAATGTGGAAACAGATGGAAG